Part of the Deltaproteobacteria bacterium genome is shown below.
CCGATCGATAAACATTCAAGGTTTTTCGGGCCACCTCTTCCCAGGAAAATCGGGCGGCCTGATCTTTGCCCAATAGACTCAACCACCTTCTTTCTTCCCCATTTCTCAACAGATAAATTATCCGGTGCGCCAATTCCTGGACATCGGTCGGGTCGATCAGGACACCGGCCGACCCGACAATTTCCGGGATGGAAGAGCGATTGGAAGAAATTACCGGGGTTCCACAGCTCATGGCCTCCAGGACCGGCAACCCAAATCCCTCATAAAGAGACGGAAAAACAAAAATCTCCGCTCCATTCATAAGAAAGGGCAGGTCTTCCATCGGGACGTAACCGGTAAAGAGAACCTGATCCCGCATGGGATAATTTTTTAAAAAATGACTCAAGGAGCGGATCAGCCACCCTTTTTGACCGCTCACCACCAACTGGTATTCAGTGCCCAGTTCTTGACAGACCCGGGTAAAGGCCTGCAGAAGAACAATCAAATTCTTTCGGGGTTCTATGTTACCCAGATGATAGATATATTTTTTTTTGATCCCATACCGTTCTTTTAAAAGGGTTCGAACCTTGTTGCGATCATAAGGACGAAAGATCGGGGAAGGGGCCTCATGAATGACGACAATTTTTTCCGAAGGTACTTTTAAAATTTCGATTAAGTCCTGCCGGGTGTGATGAGAAACGGAAATAATCTTATTGGCCCGCTTCACGGCCTGTCGCAGCAGATAGCGCATATAAGCCCCGTATTTCAAAGGGATGGTTTCCGGGAAGAGGAAGGCAACCAGATCGTGAATGGTGACCACAACCTGATAATGATCCCTCCGAAAAGGAATCAAAGAGGCCGGGCCGTGAAAAACATCGATCCCTTTTTTCATCAGGCGGATGGGTAAGATGAAATGCTCCCAGAAATCTCCCAGGGGATGATTTTCGTGCGAAAAGACCGTTACCAGAGGATTTTGTTCCGGGGCCAATGGTCCCAGAAAAGACATATTTTTTTTCAGGGACAGAAAGAAATAAATCGAATCAGGATCAACCTTTCTTAAATTCTGTATCAGGTGCAGGACATAATTGCCGACCCCGGAACGGTTTGGCAGAACGGTTCTGACATCGATGGCCACTTTCATCGCTCAAGATCCTCCATCGAAGTCTGGGAATGCCCCAGTATTCTTTTCAACAACGCCCAGTCTTCCCAGGTTAAGAGGCGGAAAAAAACAAGACCCGTTCCATACCCGGCTACGGCCAGGGGCCAAACCAAGCCCGGGGGCCAACCCTTCAACCCCCAAAGGGGAACAGCCATCAAACCGCCGCTGATCCCTAATCTCAGGCCCGGTCCTAAAAGGGGAAGATGGAAAAAAGAACGTTGGAGGACCCCAAAAAAACAAACCGAGAGAAAGACTTCGGTGACGACCGTTGTCCAACTGGCTCCCAGGTAACCGTATCGGGGCAATATGATGGTGTTGAGACCCACATTAAAAAGAACCGCTATTCC
Proteins encoded:
- a CDS encoding glycosyltransferase family 4 protein; translated protein: MKVAIDVRTVLPNRSGVGNYVLHLIQNLRKVDPDSIYFFLSLKKNMSFLGPLAPEQNPLVTVFSHENHPLGDFWEHFILPIRLMKKGIDVFHGPASLIPFRRDHYQVVVTIHDLVAFLFPETIPLKYGAYMRYLLRQAVKRANKIISVSHHTRQDLIEILKVPSEKIVVIHEAPSPIFRPYDRNKVRTLLKERYGIKKKYIYHLGNIEPRKNLIVLLQAFTRVCQELGTEYQLVVSGQKGWLIRSLSHFLKNYPMRDQVLFTGYVPMEDLPFLMNGAEIFVFPSLYEGFGLPVLEAMSCGTPVISSNRSSIPEIVGSAGVLIDPTDVQELAHRIIYLLRNGEERRWLSLLGKDQAARFSWEEVARKTLNVYRSVKYENPF